A stretch of the Rodentibacter haemolyticus genome encodes the following:
- the nagE gene encoding N-acetylglucosamine-specific PTS transporter subunit IIBC, with the protein MNILNYLQRIGQALMVPVAALPAAALLMGIGYWIDPEGWGGSSQLAALLIKSGAAIIDNMALLFAIGVAFGLSKDKHGAAALSGLVGYLVVTTLLSPATVAQLESIPIDQVPAGFAKINNQFTGILVGVIAGELYNRFHQVELPKALAFFSGRRLVPILVSFVTILVSFILLYVWPVIFDALVSFGKSIKDLGPTGAGIYAFFNRLLIPVGLHHALNSVFWFDVAGINDIPNFLGGATSLAEGKAVLGVTGMYQAGFFPVMMFGLPAAALAIYHSAKTAKKAQTASIMFAAALASFFTGVTEPLEFAFMFVAPLLYVIHALLTALSVFIAASMQWIAGFGFSAGLVDLVLSSQNPLATNWYMLIVQGLVFAVIYYVIFRVLIKALNLKTTGREEEQSVENEQGFTRAEKARQFIQALGGKENLLTVDACITRLRLTLADSQKIDENQLKTLGSKGNVRLGENGLQVVLGPEAELIADAIKQLK; encoded by the coding sequence ATGAACATCCTAAATTATTTACAACGAATAGGTCAAGCCTTAATGGTACCGGTTGCTGCTTTACCTGCTGCTGCATTGTTGATGGGGATTGGTTATTGGATTGATCCTGAAGGGTGGGGTGGAAGTAGCCAACTCGCCGCTTTACTGATTAAATCAGGAGCCGCAATTATTGACAATATGGCATTGCTGTTTGCCATTGGGGTTGCTTTCGGGCTTTCTAAAGATAAGCACGGCGCGGCGGCATTATCGGGCTTGGTCGGCTATCTTGTGGTTACTACGTTGCTTTCACCTGCCACCGTTGCCCAGCTGGAAAGTATTCCTATTGATCAAGTTCCCGCGGGTTTTGCCAAAATCAACAATCAGTTTACGGGGATTTTGGTGGGGGTCATCGCGGGTGAACTCTACAATCGTTTCCACCAAGTTGAGTTACCAAAAGCCTTAGCGTTCTTCAGCGGCAGACGTTTAGTGCCGATTTTAGTTTCCTTTGTGACGATTTTAGTGTCATTTATCTTGCTTTATGTTTGGCCTGTGATCTTTGATGCGTTAGTCTCGTTCGGAAAATCTATCAAAGATTTAGGCCCGACCGGAGCCGGTATCTACGCATTCTTTAACCGATTACTAATTCCTGTCGGCTTACATCACGCCCTCAATTCTGTATTTTGGTTTGATGTCGCAGGCATTAACGATATTCCAAACTTCCTTGGCGGAGCAACTTCTTTAGCGGAAGGAAAAGCGGTGCTTGGGGTAACGGGAATGTATCAAGCAGGCTTCTTCCCGGTAATGATGTTCGGTTTACCCGCCGCAGCCTTAGCCATATATCACAGTGCGAAAACGGCAAAAAAAGCACAAACCGCTTCTATTATGTTTGCAGCGGCGCTGGCTTCATTCTTTACCGGTGTCACCGAACCGTTAGAATTTGCCTTTATGTTTGTTGCCCCATTACTTTATGTAATTCACGCATTATTGACCGCACTTTCGGTCTTTATCGCCGCCTCAATGCAGTGGATTGCCGGTTTTGGCTTTAGTGCGGGTTTGGTCGACTTAGTGTTGTCTTCTCAAAACCCGTTAGCGACAAATTGGTATATGCTAATTGTGCAAGGTTTAGTATTTGCCGTAATTTACTATGTGATTTTCCGAGTGCTGATTAAAGCCTTAAATCTAAAAACTACAGGACGTGAAGAAGAGCAATCGGTGGAAAATGAACAAGGCTTTACACGAGCAGAAAAAGCCCGACAATTTATTCAAGCCCTTGGCGGTAAAGAAAATTTATTAACGGTAGATGCTTGTATCACCCGCTTACGTTTAACCTTAGCCGATAGTCAAAAGATTGATGAAAACCAATTAAAAACCCTTGGTTCAAAAGGTAACGTTCGTCTTGGTGAAAACGGCTTACAAGTCGTTCTCGGACCGGAAGCCGAGCTAATTGCCGATGCGATAAAACAGCTTAAATAG
- the brnQ gene encoding branched-chain amino acid transport system II carrier protein, which produces MMIKKAGLTGLLLFGMFFGAGNLIFPPSLGALSGERFWPAILGFVLSGVGIAVLTLIIGMLNPKGYVDEISRKVSPWFATLYLVILYLSIGPFFAIPRTATVAYEVGISPMLSESVSTKGLGIFTLFYFLAAYFIALNPSKILDSIGRILTPIFALLIVILVVLGIVKYGASVPQSAMGDYAKEAFGTGFIEGYNTLDALASVAFSVVAVQTLKQLGFSSRKEYVSTIWLVGVIVALGFSVLYIGLAYLGNHFPVPQEVMNSEMNKGVYILSQATQAIFGQSAQWFLAVMVAITCFTTTAGLIVSTAEFFASRFPRLSYPVYATIFALLGLGVANLGLNTIIRFSLPVLLILYPITITIVILVMLNKCLALSKTGMQLTVVFVAMVSLVGVLGEEFGIMTLVNWVQHLPFSDISLPWLLPALAGLGLAIILPNRQKG; this is translated from the coding sequence ATGATGATAAAAAAAGCCGGATTAACCGGGCTTTTATTATTCGGTATGTTTTTTGGTGCCGGTAATTTAATTTTTCCACCAAGTTTAGGCGCATTATCCGGCGAGCGATTTTGGCCGGCAATTTTAGGATTTGTATTATCCGGTGTAGGTATTGCGGTTCTCACCCTGATTATCGGAATGCTAAATCCAAAAGGCTATGTAGATGAAATCTCACGGAAAGTTTCACCTTGGTTCGCAACGCTTTACCTCGTGATTTTATATCTTTCAATAGGGCCGTTCTTTGCAATTCCGCGTACTGCAACTGTTGCTTATGAAGTCGGTATTTCTCCTATGTTATCGGAAAGTGTAAGCACGAAAGGACTGGGTATTTTCACCTTATTCTATTTCCTCGCCGCTTATTTTATCGCCCTTAACCCCTCTAAAATTTTAGATAGCATCGGGCGAATCCTCACCCCTATTTTTGCGTTATTGATTGTTATTTTAGTGGTGTTGGGTATCGTAAAATACGGGGCGAGCGTTCCCCAATCGGCAATGGGGGATTATGCGAAAGAAGCATTCGGAACGGGCTTTATTGAAGGCTATAACACGTTAGATGCGCTGGCTTCCGTCGCATTTAGTGTAGTGGCGGTTCAAACTTTGAAACAGCTAGGATTTAGTTCTCGAAAAGAATATGTTTCAACGATCTGGCTGGTCGGCGTTATTGTCGCCTTAGGTTTTAGCGTGCTTTATATCGGATTGGCCTATTTAGGAAATCATTTTCCGGTACCGCAAGAGGTGATGAATAGCGAAATGAATAAAGGCGTGTATATTTTATCACAAGCCACTCAAGCAATTTTTGGTCAATCCGCTCAATGGTTTTTAGCCGTAATGGTGGCGATAACTTGTTTTACCACGACAGCAGGATTGATTGTTTCTACCGCTGAATTTTTTGCATCACGTTTTCCACGTTTATCTTATCCTGTGTACGCTACAATATTTGCATTGCTCGGATTGGGTGTCGCCAATTTAGGATTGAATACTATTATCCGCTTTTCTTTACCGGTACTTTTGATCCTTTACCCGATTACTATCACCATTGTGATTTTAGTGATGTTGAACAAATGCCTCGCCCTTTCAAAAACAGGTATGCAATTAACCGTGGTATTCGTGGCGATGGTTTCATTGGTGGGTGTATTAGGGGAAGAATTTGGCATTATGACGCTAGTAAATTGGGTTCAACATTTACCTTTCTCCGACATTTCTCTACCTTGGTTGCTACCAGCCCTAGCGGGATTGGGATTAGCAATAATATTGCCGAATCGTCAAAAAGGATAG
- a CDS encoding glutathione peroxidase, translated as MALIDMSGKKVPNVTFHTRQGDAWVDVTTSELFDNKTVVVFSLPGAFTPTCSSTHLPRYNELACEFKAAGVDDIICVSVNDTFVMNAWKADQESENITVIPDGNGEFTEGMGMLVGKEELGFGKRSWRYSMLVKNGVVEKMFIESEEPGDPFKVSDADTMLKYLKPGWTAKPSVSVFTKPGCPFCAKAKALLKAKGYTFEEIVLGRDASTISVRAITGKTSVPQVFIGGQYIGGSDDLEKYFA; from the coding sequence ATGGCTTTAATCGATATGTCCGGTAAAAAAGTACCGAATGTTACATTTCATACCCGTCAAGGTGATGCTTGGGTTGATGTAACCACAAGCGAATTATTTGATAATAAAACCGTTGTCGTATTCTCATTACCGGGGGCATTTACACCGACTTGTTCATCTACTCATTTACCACGCTATAACGAATTGGCTTGTGAATTTAAAGCGGCAGGTGTTGATGACATCATCTGTGTTTCTGTGAACGATACTTTCGTAATGAATGCTTGGAAAGCCGATCAAGAATCTGAAAATATCACCGTCATTCCGGATGGCAACGGCGAATTTACCGAAGGTATGGGAATGCTTGTAGGTAAAGAAGAGTTAGGTTTTGGTAAACGTTCATGGCGTTATTCTATGCTTGTGAAAAACGGCGTAGTAGAAAAAATGTTTATTGAGTCGGAAGAACCGGGTGATCCGTTCAAAGTCTCTGATGCCGACACTATGCTCAAATACTTGAAACCGGGTTGGACTGCGAAACCGTCCGTTTCTGTATTTACAAAGCCGGGTTGCCCGTTCTGTGCTAAGGCGAAGGCCTTGTTAAAAGCGAAAGGTTATACTTTTGAAGAGATCGTATTAGGTCGTGATGCCAGCACGATTTCTGTTCGCGCAATCACCGGAAAAACCAGTGTTCCACAAGTATTTATCGGCGGTCAATACATCGGCGGTAGTGATGATCTAGAAAAATACTTTGCTTAA
- a CDS encoding DMT family transporter, which yields MFVIYILISLVAGVALASQSAINTQLAKALGNEPIIATLISFTVGTVLLFIIALFKTDLWSSLTALPQQPWWKLIGGALGALVVFTTVLLAPKLGITAMLFFIIVGQLITASTIDHFGLIGMPIREVSLTKFIGLTIVAFGLIFYFFGDKLIALIKG from the coding sequence ATGTTTGTGATTTATATCCTCATCTCGCTGGTTGCAGGTGTGGCACTTGCCTCGCAATCTGCGATTAATACTCAATTGGCAAAAGCGCTGGGTAATGAACCTATTATTGCGACATTGATTTCTTTTACAGTAGGAACTGTTCTGCTTTTTATCATCGCATTGTTTAAAACCGATTTATGGTCAAGCTTGACCGCACTTCCACAACAACCTTGGTGGAAATTAATCGGCGGTGCGCTTGGCGCATTAGTGGTTTTCACTACGGTATTATTAGCACCGAAACTTGGTATTACGGCAATGTTATTTTTTATCATCGTAGGGCAATTAATCACCGCTTCCACTATTGACCATTTCGGTTTAATCGGAATGCCGATTAGGGAAGTAAGCCTCACTAAATTCATCGGTTTAACAATTGTTGCATTCGGCCTAATCTTCTATTTCTTCGGCGATAAACTTATTGCATTAATCAAAGGATAA
- the oxyR gene encoding DNA-binding transcriptional regulator OxyR, producing MNIRDLEYLVALSEHKHFRRAADSCNVSQPTLSGQIRKLEDELGIILLERTSRKVLFTQSGMLLVEQARTVLREVKLLKEMASNQGKEMTGPLHIGLIPTLGPYLLPYIMPTLKEAFPDLEVFLYEAQTHQLLEQLETGRLDCAILARVQETEAFIEVPVFEEKMLLAVSESHPWAKERKIPINQLNGQEMLMLDDGHCLRNQTLDYCFTAGAKENSHYQATSLETLRNMVAANVGMTFMPELAVLNEGSRQGVKYIQCHSPEPARSIALVYRPGSPLRNRYERVAGAVRDKVKSILSGVK from the coding sequence ATGAACATTCGAGATCTAGAATATTTAGTCGCTTTATCAGAACATAAACATTTCCGCCGAGCTGCCGATTCTTGCAACGTAAGCCAACCGACATTAAGCGGACAAATCCGAAAATTAGAAGACGAACTCGGCATCATTTTATTAGAACGTACAAGTCGAAAAGTACTTTTCACCCAATCGGGAATGCTTTTAGTAGAACAAGCCCGCACCGTTTTGCGCGAAGTAAAATTACTAAAAGAAATGGCAAGCAATCAAGGTAAAGAAATGACAGGTCCGCTACATATCGGATTAATCCCGACCTTGGGGCCTTATCTCTTGCCTTATATTATGCCGACTTTGAAAGAAGCCTTTCCCGACTTAGAAGTTTTCCTCTACGAAGCACAAACGCACCAGTTGTTAGAACAGCTTGAAACGGGTCGTTTGGATTGCGCCATTTTAGCACGTGTACAAGAAACGGAAGCCTTTATTGAAGTCCCTGTTTTTGAAGAAAAAATGTTACTTGCCGTTTCTGAAAGCCACCCTTGGGCAAAAGAACGGAAAATTCCGATCAATCAGCTCAACGGACAAGAAATGTTAATGCTGGATGATGGACATTGCTTGCGCAATCAAACCTTAGATTATTGTTTCACCGCCGGCGCAAAAGAGAACTCACACTACCAAGCAACCAGCCTTGAAACGTTGCGTAATATGGTCGCCGCCAATGTCGGTATGACTTTTATGCCGGAGCTTGCCGTACTAAATGAAGGTTCACGCCAAGGCGTAAAATACATTCAATGCCATTCACCGGAACCGGCTCGCAGTATCGCCTTGGTTTACCGCCCAGGTTCACCACTACGCAATCGTTATGAGCGTGTAGCCGGTGCAGTTCGAGACAAAGTAAAATCCATTCTTAGCGGAGTAAAATAA
- a CDS encoding sulfite exporter TauE/SafE family protein has product MWEIVLICLAIGVFAGFVAGLLGLGGGTVVVPTLYYVLPYVGVRDEVLMSVALGTSFATIVISTMSAAQQHHKNGNVDWAVAKTLVPALMLSVFISSLFVSSLPKDYLTKIFAVIMMYLALKMLISLKKQPANKALTTQSTLIAGGVIGTISSMAGVGGGAFIVPFLNGRGIALKRAIGTSSVCGSLLGLAGAMSFVISGWGNPLLPNYSLGYVYLPALLGITFSSYFTSKIGANVADKLPVPILKRVFAVFLIFVGLSMLFK; this is encoded by the coding sequence ATGTGGGAAATTGTCTTAATTTGTTTGGCAATCGGTGTTTTTGCCGGATTTGTCGCCGGGCTATTAGGGTTAGGCGGAGGAACCGTTGTCGTGCCGACACTCTATTATGTCTTACCCTATGTCGGAGTTCGTGATGAAGTGCTAATGTCCGTTGCCTTAGGAACGTCCTTTGCAACCATTGTGATTAGCACAATGTCCGCCGCACAACAGCACCATAAAAACGGAAATGTGGATTGGGCGGTAGCGAAAACGCTTGTTCCCGCATTAATGCTATCCGTATTCATTTCCAGTTTATTCGTAAGTTCATTGCCAAAAGATTATTTAACCAAAATTTTCGCGGTTATTATGATGTATTTGGCGTTAAAAATGTTGATTTCATTAAAAAAACAACCTGCAAATAAAGCATTAACCACACAATCTACTCTTATTGCGGGCGGTGTAATCGGTACCATATCCAGTATGGCGGGCGTTGGCGGCGGTGCTTTTATCGTCCCTTTTTTAAATGGCAGGGGAATCGCCTTAAAACGGGCAATCGGAACGTCCTCAGTATGCGGCTCGCTATTGGGACTTGCCGGGGCGATGAGCTTTGTTATTAGTGGCTGGGGAAATCCGCTATTGCCGAATTATTCACTGGGTTATGTTTATCTCCCTGCCTTGTTAGGCATTACTTTTAGTTCTTATTTTACTTCCAAAATCGGGGCGAATGTTGCCGACAAATTACCTGTACCTATTCTGAAAAGAGTATTTGCAGTGTTTTTGATTTTTGTGGGCTTGAGTATGCTGTTCAAATAA
- the fabR gene encoding HTH-type transcriptional repressor FabR — protein sequence MAGIRAIQKEKTRRALIDAAFNQLSAEKSFSNLSLREVAREAGIAPTSFYRHFSDMDELGLEMVDEAGLILRQLMRQARKRIDAGGSVISVSVDTFFEFITNSTNVFRLLLRESSGTSQAFRTAAAREIKHFVDELAEYIAQKNDYSQYIAYVQAEGIVTIVFTAGANALDMNKQEREQLKERVILQLRMIAKGADFAAHKERHLHQK from the coding sequence ATGGCGGGTATTCGCGCAATTCAAAAGGAAAAAACACGCCGAGCGTTGATAGATGCAGCGTTTAATCAACTTAGTGCAGAAAAAAGTTTTTCTAATTTAAGTTTGCGCGAAGTCGCACGTGAAGCCGGCATTGCTCCCACCTCATTTTATCGCCACTTCAGTGATATGGACGAGCTTGGTTTAGAAATGGTGGACGAAGCCGGCTTAATCTTAAGACAACTTATGCGCCAAGCACGTAAACGCATTGATGCAGGAGGCAGTGTCATTTCCGTCTCGGTTGATACTTTCTTTGAATTTATCACGAATAGTACCAACGTATTCCGTCTCTTATTACGGGAAAGCTCCGGCACATCACAGGCATTTCGCACCGCTGCAGCCCGTGAAATTAAACATTTTGTGGATGAACTTGCCGAATATATTGCGCAAAAAAATGATTACTCGCAATATATCGCTTATGTTCAGGCGGAGGGCATCGTAACCATCGTCTTTACCGCAGGAGCAAATGCATTGGATATGAATAAACAGGAACGGGAACAACTTAAAGAACGGGTAATCTTACAACTGCGTATGATTGCAAAGGGCGCGGATTTTGCAGCGCATAAGGAAAGACATTTACATCAAAAATAA